taaagCGACACAGAAGGCACAAAAATCACACTCCCCAGGCATGTCTCTTACACCTTGTCTCGCCTCATGTAGTTAGTTCACACATGCACACATTCGAACATCGCGTGCACATGCAAAAAAAGAAACAATTTCACACACGCTTGCAGTGTACATGCTGCTGTTTGTCTGCGCATGTGACCTTATATACTGCTCCATTCACTATTCGTCAACCATCTCTCAGTGGCGCTTAATACCCTTGGAACTGAGGGGGAGGCGGAGATGCGTACTTGTTGGCCATGATAGGTGGAAGGATGATGTCGTTGAATGAAGGTGGAGGTAGGGATTCTGCCGGTGGTGCTGGTGTTGATTCTTCTTTCTTCGGTGGGGCAGGGGTGACCGCCGGAGGAGGTGAGCTTACTGGGGCCGGTGGTGGTAGCGATGGCGGCTTCACCGGTGCCGGCGGAGGAGAGCTAACCGGTGCCGGTGGAGGAGGAGATTGTACTGGGGGTGGTGGAGAGCTGACCggtgccggtggtggtggtgacttCACTGGGGGTGGTGGCGAGCTCACTGGTGCTGGAGGTGGCGGTGACTTCACTGGAGGTGGTGGTGAGCTGACTggtgccggtggtggtggtgacttCACTGGAGGCGGTGGTGAGCTGACCGGTGCCGGTGGTGGTGGAGACTTCACAGGGGGAGGAGGCGAGCTCACAGGGGCAGGTGGAGGTGGCGACTTGACCTGAGGAGGTGGTGAGCTGACTGGTGCCGGTGGTGGAGAAGACTTCACCACTGGAGGTGGTGAGCTCGCAGGAGCAGGTGGAGGTGACGACTTAGGCGCTGGCGGTGGTGAGCTAATTGGCGCTGGTGGTGGCTTCACTTCTGGAGGCGGCGTGCTCACAGGAGCAGGTGGAGGTGACGACTTAGGTGCTGGTGGTGGTGAGCTGACTGGTgccggtggtggagaggactttACCACTGGAGGCGGCGAGCTCACAGGAGCAGGTGGAGGTGACGACTTAGGCGCCGGCGGCGGTAAGCTGACTGGTGCCGGTGGTGGTGAAGACTTTACTACTGGAGGTGGTGAGCTCACAGGAGCAGGTGGAGGTGACGACTTAGGCGTTGGTGGTGGTGAGCTGACTGGTGCCGGCGGTGGAGAAGACTTCACCTCTGGAGGTGGTGAGCTCACAACAACTGGTGGAGGTGTCAACTTAGGCGTCGCCGGTGGTGAGCTAACTGTTGCCGGCGGTGATGGTGAGCTGACCGGTGCCGGTGGTGGGGATGactcctcctcttcaggtggtGAGCTCACGTGTGCAGGTGGGCCTGATGACTTAGGCGTCATTGGTGGCGAGCTAACCGGTGCTGGTGGTGGAGAAGACTTTACGACCGGAGGTGGTGAGTTGACTGGTGCTGGTGGTGGAGTAGTCTTCTCTACTGGAGGTGGTGAGCTTACAGGAGCTGGTGGAGGTGATGACTTAGGTATAGGCGGTGGTGAGCTCACTGGTGCTGGAGGTGGAGAAGATTTCACTGGAGGCGGTGAGCTTACAGGAGCTGGTGGAGGTGATGACTTAGGTGTAGGTGGTGGTGAGCTCACTGGTGCTGGAGGTGGAGAAGACTTCACTAGAGGCGGTGAGCTTACAGGAGCTGGTGGAGGTGATGACTTAGGTGTAGGCGGTGGTGAGCTCACTGGTGCTGGAGGTGGAGAAGACTTTGATGGAGGAGGTAGTGTCTCAACTGGAGATGGTGGCGGTTGTGGCTTCTCTGGAGTTGAAGGTGGCTTAGACGGAGTTGATGGAGGAGTAGGCTTCTCTGGAGTTGAAGGTGGCTTAGATGGAGTTGATGGTGGAGTAGGCTTCTCTGGAGGTGAAGGTGGCTTAGACGGAGTTGATGGAGGAGTAGGCTTCTCATTTTCTGGTGGAGAGGTAGTCGGAGTGGGTGGAGGTAGAGACTTCTCCGGAGGCGGCGATGACTTCACCGGAGTAGGTGGTGTTGGGTATTCCTCTGGAGGTGGGGTTGATTTCGCCggagctggtggtggtggggACTTCACCGGAGGAGGAGGTTTGCTCACGGGAGCCGGCGGTGGTGGAGATTTCACCGGTGGAGGTGGAGAGGCCACTGGTGCCGGCGGAGGAGGTGATTTCACAGGCGGCGGAGGTGATGCCACCGGCGCTGGTGGGGGAGGTGATTTCAcgggtggtggtggtgaggcCACTGGTGCCGGCGGAGGAGGTGATTTGACGGGAGGTGGTGGAGAGCTCACTGGTGCTGGTGGTGGGGGAGACTTcacaggtggtggtggtgaagcaaCAGGGGCCGGTGGAGAAGGAGTCTTTGCAGGTGGCGGTGGTGATGCCACTGGTGCCGGCGGAGGAGGCGACTTCACCGGTGCCGGAGGCGGGGAGGAGGCAGCTGGAGGAGGTTGCACCTGAGGCGGTGGCACCTTGGGCCGCTCCGGTGTCCCTGGGAGCCAGGCTGACTTTGGAGGCGGTGGAGCACCTTGTGCTGCCGGCGGCGAGGTCGCTGGCGGTGACTTCGCGGGTACAGGTGGTGTTGGTACATAATCGTCCGCCGGCGGTGGCTTAGGGGTCGGCATCGGCATGGGTGCAGGCACCGGCGATGGCTCTGGAAGCGGCTCTGGCGATACATCCGGCGGTGTATGCGGGGACGGCATGGGCGCAGGCGCAGCAGGTTTCCCTGGCACCGACGGCTTCCCGGGTACCGATGGCGGCTTCCCTGGCACCGACGACGGCGGCCCTCCTCCGGGCGTCGGGTACCCAGCGCACACATGCTTGCTGCAGTCGACGGGGCGCGCGAGCACGGGGGCGCACTGCAGCGCGGTCTTCTGCGCCGGGCGCAGCGCGCCGAGGCAGTTGTCCCTGTCGTCGAAGTTGACGAGCGCCTTGTCTGACGGCATGCACACGGCGGCCTCCGAGTTGAAGAAGTTGAAGGCGAAGCTAAAGTTGACGAGCGCCGGGAGCTCGCAGATGGACTCGTGCACGATGCCCGTGAAGACGTTCCGGGACACGTCGAGCTGCTCCAGCTTGGCGATGTTGGACAGCTGCTCGGGGATGGTGCCGACAAGCATGTTCCCGCTGACGTCGATGACGGTGGTGTTCACCAGCAGTCCCATCTCCAGCGGCAGGCACCCGTCGAGCTTGTTGTTGAGGAAGATGATCTCGTCCAGCGTTTTCACCATGCGGCCGATGCTCTTGGGGATGCAGCCGACGAAGGCGTTGTTGGCGAAGACGATGACCGACGCCGTGGAGTTGCCGAGGTTCTCCGGTATGTACCCCACGAACCGGTTGGTGTTGACGAAGATGGCGTCGAGGTCCTTGTCGAAGAGCGCCGGCGGCAGCTCGCCCTCGAAGTCGTTGAACCGGAGGTCGAGGTACTTGAGCGACACCATCTCGAGGCAGACGTAGGGGAAGACGCCGACGAAGCGGTTGTTGCTGACGTCGAACTCGTGCAGCAGCGACAGCCGCGACATGCTCTTGGGGATGATGCCGCAGAAGCGGTTGGTGTTGATGTGGAAGAAGGCGAGGTCGGTGAGCAGGCCGAGCTCGGGGGGAAGGTACCCGGCGATGTCGGCGCCGTTGAGGTCGATCCCGGCCACCACCATGATCTTGGGGTCGTCCAGCGCCTCCACGCAGATGACGCCGTTGTACTTGCACACGTCGCTGCCGACCCAGTTGGCGGTGTAGCCCTTGGGGTCGGAGTAGAAGGCTCTTTTCCAGGCCTGCAGCGCGATGTACGCGCGGCGGAGGCGCGGGTTCGCGAAGGTGCCCGCGCCGGCGCCGAGGCGGTCATCAAACTCGAAGTCCGCCGGCAGGTCgccggcctcgccgccgccggcctcctTCATGGCCAGCAGCTGGCGG
This sequence is a window from Miscanthus floridulus cultivar M001 chromosome 10, ASM1932011v1, whole genome shotgun sequence. Protein-coding genes within it:
- the LOC136487124 gene encoding pollen-specific leucine-rich repeat extensin-like protein 3; translation: MDPPLRLLPDGHLMAALLLLAACLSACSVQAVTSAEASYIAHRQLLAMKEAGGGEAGDLPADFEFDDRLGAGAGTFANPRLRRAYIALQAWKRAFYSDPKGYTANWVGSDVCKYNGVICVEALDDPKIMVVAGIDLNGADIAGYLPPELGLLTDLAFFHINTNRFCGIIPKSMSRLSLLHEFDVSNNRFVGVFPYVCLEMVSLKYLDLRFNDFEGELPPALFDKDLDAIFVNTNRFVGYIPENLGNSTASVIVFANNAFVGCIPKSIGRMVKTLDEIIFLNNKLDGCLPLEMGLLVNTTVIDVSGNMLVGTIPEQLSNIAKLEQLDVSRNVFTGIVHESICELPALVNFSFAFNFFNSEAAVCMPSDKALVNFDDRDNCLGALRPAQKTALQCAPVLARPVDCSKHVCAGYPTPGGGPPSSVPGKPPSVPGKPSVPGKPAAPAPMPSPHTPPDVSPEPLPEPSPVPAPMPMPTPKPPPADDYVPTPPVPAKSPPATSPPAAQGAPPPPKSAWLPGTPERPKVPPPQVQPPPAASSPPPAPVKSPPPPAPVASPPPPAKTPSPPAPVASPPPPVKSPPPPAPVSSPPPPVKSPPPPAPVASPPPPVKSPPPPAPVASPPPPVKSPPPPAPVASPPPPVKSPPPPAPVSKPPPPVKSPPPPAPAKSTPPPEEYPTPPTPVKSSPPPEKSLPPPTPTTSPPENEKPTPPSTPSKPPSPPEKPTPPSTPSKPPSTPEKPTPPSTPSKPPSTPEKPQPPPSPVETLPPPSKSSPPPAPVSSPPPTPKSSPPPAPVSSPPLVKSSPPPAPVSSPPPTPKSSPPPAPVSSPPPVKSSPPPAPVSSPPPIPKSSPPPAPVSSPPPVEKTTPPPAPVNSPPPVVKSSPPPAPVSSPPMTPKSSGPPAHVSSPPEEEESSPPPAPVSSPSPPATVSSPPATPKLTPPPVVVSSPPPEVKSSPPPAPVSSPPPTPKSSPPPAPVSSPPPVVKSSPPPAPVSLPPPAPKSSPPPAPVSSPPPVVKSSPPPAPVSSPPPAPKSSPPPAPVSTPPPEVKPPPAPISSPPPAPKSSPPPAPASSPPPVVKSSPPPAPVSSPPPQVKSPPPPAPVSSPPPPVKSPPPPAPVSSPPPPVKSPPPPAPVSSPPPPVKSPPPPAPVSSPPPPVKSPPPPAPVSSPPPPVQSPPPPAPVSSPPPAPVKPPSLPPPAPVSSPPPAVTPAPPKKEESTPAPPAESLPPPSFNDIILPPIMANKYASPPPPQFQGY